The sequence TGTGATAAGCAGAGTGTTTTCCACCTTCTTTAGACGCGTGAATTGAAtactaaataatattttatttttatttttattaaaaaatttacacttgaatttattttcattaaAGTAATTTCAATAAtggtaatttcttaattaaaaaataagaaagaaagcaaACCCACCCCCTCCCGTTCCCCTAGCCGGCATCTTCTTCACCTCTATAACCTcctctcttttttatttaaaaaaatcttagcaatttcatttctttttagtttttctatgttGTGCGTTTTTGGTGATGTTGTTAAGGTGACTAGCTGAAATCGTTGGAGTTAGTGGTGATGGCGGTAGTATTTTTTCGATAGAATTTTATCGAAAATGGTTTGATTTAACGTGTATTGGAGCTTTGTGAGCTGGATTAGAGCTCGTTGGTGGTTGGTCGGAAGAGTTTTTCCAATGGAATTTTTTGATAGGTACGTTTTTTGGAGAGTCTCGCTGAAAAAATCTTAAAGGGAGTATATTTTGCTGctaaatttcaaaaaagaaaaaaaaatgactcCACTAAgaacaaaattttcaagaaccccaagtgaaaaaatcaagaaaatatctcAATCAAAGTGTTCAAAAAGAGTTGAACGTTAACTTTCAAATCAATAAGCCAAAAAAATTACACCAAAATACTGTGCAAAAAGCAAAGTTGGTtcaacattattaaaaaaaatgtgaaTATGTTTAATCAACATGAAAAATGTTGAATGAGCTAAATTTCTACGTAAGCAACGCTTGGTAACATGCACAGGAGATTTGATGGGGCATGAAAGAAGAAGGCTTACGTGGATCAAGTTTCGGGTGAATTAGGTGTCTGATAGGTGTAAGTCTAAGTTGAGGGGTCCAAATGAAATTTCAAAACTAGTTTAAGGGTTTATGGATTActtaatccaaaatacataacaCATGCACATGccctgaatatatatatatatatatatatatatattatatatatatatatatatatatggaacaagatctatctatctgtctatctgtccATCTGTCCATCGTCCATCcgtctatctatccatctatctatccatccacCCATCCGTCCGTCCGTCCGTCTGTCTGccctacaaatatatatatatatatatatctatgcaACAagatctatctatctgtctatctgtctatctgtccATCTGTCCATCCGTCCATCCGTCCATCCgtctatccatccatctatctatcccTCCACCCATCCGTCNNNNNNNNNNNNNNNNNNNNNNNNNNNNNNNNNNNNNNNNNNNNNNNNNNNNNNNNNNNNNNNNNNNNNNNNNNNNNNNNNNNNNNNNNNNNNNNNNNNNtatatatatatatatatatatatatatatgtacatacatacaAATGAGTATCGATTAGctaataaatacatacaaatagaCGCATGTCACCCTCTAGAAATACATTGGACAATCCAAATACAAATCCAACACtgtcctaaaatatatgtaaacTTCATGTgtatatacaaaaatacaaatagtaTACATTCACATgccccaaatatatatatataaaataagaattatatatatatatatatatacgaattaGTACCCATGagctaataaatatatatacaaataaatctTTGTCTTTATGTTCTTCCAAATCATATTCAGAGGAGTTTTCAACATCAGGACTTGAAATTTTGCTTGATTCTCcgatttcttttgattttttttctcaaatctttgTATCTTGGGGTGTTTTGAAGATGAAGTTTTTTTCAATCTTCGCGCTCTGTCATTAGAGAAAACCTCCACAATCTTACAGTAAAAAATTCACAAAACCCCCCAAAAAATCGCAAGAACAATGTTGaacaaaaaaagtataaaaaatgcaAATACATAAGATATGTGGAAGAGATAACATGCAATAATTGTAATTTGATAGTTAACCTTATTTGATGGAGCACGATATTAATCTATGATGTGGATGACACATAGTGAATCTCAGTAATTCGTGGATCGTTGCAATGGGCCACATGAAACCTAGTTTGAAGGGAAGATTGTTGAGTATCTCAGTGACCCGTGGATCGTGGTAATTAATAAGCCACATGGAACTTAGTTCGAGGGGGAGATTGTTGGGTGTTCAAGAAAAACTCCCACATTGGTAGCTAAAAAGATTGAAAATCTACATATAAGGTGTGGTCTCTCTTGATGGTGTGAAGATTTTTAGGAAAGATCATGCAGGCTTGGACTAAGGCAGACGATGTCACATTATGTAAGAGTGTCTTTGAACTTATAtaagattttaatttgaaaatttttatcaGGTGTTACTCTATGTAGATAAAAAGATTTAATAAAAGAGATTTTGGAGATGAAAATTGAACTTGTTGAAGACTACATGAAGAAAGTGAAACAAATTTATTTTGTCAGAAATTTAGGTCAAGGGGAAGAATCGTTAAGTGTTTGTCTTCACTTTCCTAATTGGGTTTCCCAAGGAAACATATTCTCTTTATTCGCATAATTCTTGTTTTTGTAGGAAAAATTATAGACTCTATGAATAGAAGGTCCTTTATTCTAGTATGGTAACATCCATAACGTAGTTCTAGGGGTTTGAGAATATTGTTTGAGAGAGGTTTGGGCGGGGTGGGGGGGAATTTGTGAGACACAAGTGTTGCGGTGTCACTTGTGTGAACCTCTTTTTATTTTGAGTGGATTATGTGATGTTGTCTCTCTCGATACTTTATACTTTCTTTTATACAGTGGATTGTTCATCTCTTTTTATGGATGCAAGTTGATTGACCGAACCACATTAAATTATTATGTCTCTTTTGGCGTGTTTCCCGCACATCTTCTTATTTGGCGTCTTTCGAAGTTTGCTTTGTTAGCTTTCGCATGACACCTGATTTTTTCGAGCCCAATATCAACGTTACTCCTAGCTTGTATAATTTCAATATAATTCATataatgatattaaatattagTATGCACCacattattttgttttaatcCCTTCATAATAAAAGAACTTACTCAATTACCATTCATACAAATCCTAGTTAGTTGGAATCATATCATTTAGTGAGCATAAATGTACAAAATTTATGCAAAGCCATTATTAGTATTCAAGCAATACACTACAAGCGTCTAAACATCAATAGAAGATTTATCATTAAAATTGTTAATTGTTGATGTGTGACATTATGTAACAACGGAAAACAATAAAATCTAAACATTATATTCATCAAAACGTTACAGTACGACATTCTTCAGATCGATCATCTTCAGTGTGTGATTCTCATGGTGTCCACATATGTTTTTCCAACAAGTTCACGATTGAAAAATCTTGTATAAAATTCATTGACTCCGATTTTCTTGAATGCTGGTTGACCATGAGCAGTAACAAGGCTATTTGCTGGACCTAATTCACCATTCAATCTTGGACCATGAAATGTTGCTACTGAAATCCTTTCTTTTTCTGAGCTCACCACTGATCTATGCTCTATGCTCCTGTATCTTCCATTTGAGAAAATCTGGTCCAATAAAAACAGGAAGATATGAGTGGGGATACAAGCAATAATGATAAGGGTAAATTGAATTTTAGCAATGACTTCCTCCCATCCCAAATTATGTAATGGTGTTCTTTTTTTAAGTTTGTCCCAAAAGAATGACACgagaaaagaataataaatagagAGGTACCTCAAAAGCATCTCCAATATTGACGATGAAGGCACTAGGAAGGGGTACGATGGGAATCCAAattccatcttttttaatttgaaGACCTTCAGTTTCATTGACTTGAAGAAGAATTGTTAAAGCAGAGGCATCAGAGTGAGGGGAAATGCCCATCACTTTATCTGGTTGGGGACATGGTGGATAGTAATTCATCCTCATTGATTGCTTCCCTTCTTCAAAAAAACTCTTTACCACTTCTTCTTCGATCCCCAAAGTTTTACCCAACAATTTTAGAACTTTCATGGTTAGCTCCTTTATTTCTTCCGAGTACTCTTCAATTGTCTCCCTACATAGTATatagtccaaaaaaaaaaaaatggaattaAAGGTGCATTTTCTTTTCCCGCATAATTAAGAAGTACGCGATTCTCTTACTTATTTTCTAGTGTTCAGTTAGTTACGTACCTAAGTGAAACGGATAACTTGGAAAACACAGGCATTCGCAAATGAGGAGGTGCAGTCTTCAAGTAAAAGAGGTCAGCCCAATCGAGCTTTTGTTCATCCGAAACAACGAAGAGCTGTCCGAATCCATCAGTATCCCCTGGCAGTTGTTCAAACTTGTTCTTCTCTTCTAATGGCAGATTAAAGAATTCTTTAATCTCATGTTTCATCCTCTCCACCACTGAACAACTAACTCCATGATTAATCAACTGCAAAATGTAATTAATTAAGCTTATGAAATTATAGTACATATTAACGGACCATATATTTGTCCACTTTGGCCCGACCTCTATTTTGACTACTTCAAGGTTCATGGGCTTTATAGTTCTGATCAATTCAAAATCCTTTAGCCTGTTCTAATATCATATTGAAGCATGTGACAATCAAATTTAAAAGTTTAAACTGAAGCAAGAACACTTGGCTTTTACTTGATAAAAGGATTCATTACTTAAACGATCATCAAAGTCACATGACTGTTGCTATCAAAATATTGTTATTCACCTGTTTCCAATATTAGTTCATATGACAACATATACCTGAAAGAAACCCCACTCTTGAGCAGCAAAGTGCAACTTCTGAAGCTCGATATTCAtggagtcatcatgatcattataGTTGATCAATCGTTGCATATCaatgactggaacttctttattTGATGATGCAACTGAATGGTCCTGATCGTCACGGACATATCGCGGCGGAATCGTCACAAGTTTCTTCTTCGCCATTTCCTGGACAGAAGGAACGTTCTTGCAATTAACTTCTAGCGAACCCATACATGTATTATGTGTTTTAACACTATGGCCAATATTGATATTAATACTACGATCCTTTCCTTACAGTTCTGTCCACAACTACTTTATAAGCTCCTCAATTCGATTATTCTAGAATTATGTAATTAGATTTTTGCATCGTACGTGTGAGGTCAGTAAAACACTCACAAAATCGATGGTACTTTGCGTCTACACGTTTTTCATGTTAAATTGGTaagcaaaattcaaaaataggaCAAACAAAGAACGAAGCAGAATAGACATTGATGGAAATACTTGATTGGATTCTTACTACTTCCAGCatcttattaaaaaataaatatctaataatacagtttgaaaaattaatgaataattttttcatttctatCTAGTTtgtctttaattattaattacaGAAAGAGTAATAGGTAAAATTAGCCCATGTCTCAAGTCAATAATGGATAATTATTGATGGAAGGAGTGAGTATTTGATTGTGACAAAGAAAAGAGGTTTGTAGTTCGTTGGTTACTAACTATTGGACGGTGAAGTTTGTCAACAAAaagatttgtttgtttgttagtttttttgcaaaaaacaaaataaaaaatctttggTAGTTTCCAcatcaaaaactcatttttctcattagtCCTTATATGTGGATATTGTTTTTCCATAATTCTCTTTTTAAGACTTTCTACATGAAACATTGTACTTGGttaatatttctctctctttttttttttttcttttatattgatAGGAGCATTgaaattatagtatttatttttcatatagtttgaaatatctaattttttaaatttaaaatattgaataaattagtcaaattatctttcaaaaaatCAAACGATAAATTTCACAATCTTTGAGGATAAAATTTTCTCATTATACCAGTAAAGCATATATGGTCTAACTATATACTTTATCCTTaacctctaatttttttattttgcttttttagACCTTCATACGTGCTTATAAATATTTGTCCTAAAATTATTTTCACCTATAACTTTTAAATGTTTTACTTTATTAGTAACCTAATACATGcttgtaaatatttattctaaaattatttttaaggatAGAATTAAAATCTTCTATTTTATTAGTTATAACTATTATATCTAAGGgagaatatctatttttttagtcTTCACctggtttttttttttatctcttttagcCTTGATTaaagttttcatgattttataagGGCTTATtcgtttgcacttaatggaggtctgaatttgaatggttcagatttcagaccattaagtgcatttattttttattaaaattttagctcttaataggtctgaatatgtcttaatcattcagatctagaatcaagtcttaataggtctgaagaggtattctggtattggataatattcaccgccactctattcataatcatcagtcg comes from Capsicum annuum cultivar UCD-10X-F1 chromosome 2, UCD10Xv1.1, whole genome shotgun sequence and encodes:
- the LOC107859180 gene encoding protein SRG1; its protein translation is MGSLEVNCKNVPSVQEMAKKKLVTIPPRYVRDDQDHSVASSNKEVPVIDMQRLINYNDHDDSMNIELQKLHFAAQEWGFFQLINHGVSCSVVERMKHEIKEFFNLPLEEKNKFEQLPGDTDGFGQLFVVSDEQKLDWADLFYLKTAPPHLRMPVFSKLSVSLRETIEEYSEEIKELTMKVLKLLGKTLGIEEEVVKSFFEEGKQSMRMNYYPPCPQPDKVMGISPHSDASALTILLQVNETEGLQIKKDGIWIPIVPLPSAFIVNIGDAFEIFSNGRYRSIEHRSVVSSEKERISVATFHGPRLNGELGPANSLVTAHGQPAFKKIGVNEFYTRFFNRELVGKTYVDTMRITH